Part of the Arthrobacter gengyunqii genome is shown below.
GCTCGCGGCCACAGGTTTGGAAGGGCCGGACGGGCAGGGATGGAAGGACTCCGCCCAGTAACAGGCGGGAAGAGGAAAAGGCGGGAGCTTCTCCGATGGAGGAGCTCCCGCCTTTTTGTCGGAGCGGTTCCGGACGTGGTCCGAAGACCGGTGGTTTAGGCCGGAGCCCGGGTCTTGAAGTCTTCGACCTGCTCGTGTGCCGGGTCGAGGTTGGGCTCAACACGCACCAGGACGGTCTTGGACACGGGTGTGTTGCTGCCTTCGGCCACATGGTCCATGGGGACCAGGACGTTGGCTTCGGGGTAGTAGGCGGCGACGCAGCCCTGGGGCGTGGGGTACGAGACCACACGGAACTTCCGCAGGACCCGCTCCACGCCGTCGTGATGCACTCCATGGATATCGACGTACTGGCCGTCCGCCAAGCCAAGGTCCGTGATGTCCTGAGCGTTCATGAACAGCACATGCCGGCCGCCGCGGATGCCCCGGTAACGGTCATTGTGCCCGTAGATGGTGGTGTTCCACTGATCATGGGAGCGCAGTGACTGCAGGATCAGCGTGCCCTCGGGACGTTCAACGGCCAGGAGGTCGTTGACCGTGAGGACCGCTTTGCCGGTGGGCGTGTGGAAGGTGCGTGAGTCCCTCGGACCGTTGGGCAGAACGAAGCCGCCGTCGTGGCGGATCCGCTCGTTGTAGTTGTCACAGCCCTCGACGACACGGCCGATGTGATCACGGATCAGGTCGTAGTTCTTCTCGTACCCGGCCCAGTCGGCATCGATCCGATCACCGACCACCAGCGCCCCCAGGCGGGAAACGATGGCAGGTTCGGAGAGCAGGTTGTCCGACACCGGGGACAGGTTGCCCCGTGAAGCGTGCACCACGCACACGGTGTCCTCCACCGACACGAACTGCGGGCCGCTTTCCTGGATGTCCAGTTCCGTACGTCCCTTGGTGGGCAGGATGAGCGCTTCCTCGCCGGTAATCAGATGGGAGCGGTTCAGCTTGATGGAGATCTGCACCGTCATCTCGGTCTTCTGCATGGCAGCCTCGGCAAATTGCGTGTCGGAGATTGCCGAGATGAGGTTTCCGCCCAGGGCCACGAAGACCTTGATGTGTCCCTCCTGCATCTTGTAGAAAGTTTCGACGGCGTCCACACCATGGTCGCGCGGAGGATCGAAGTTGAACTCCTTGCCGAGGGCGTCGAGGAAGGCCGGGGGCATCTGCTCCCAGATGCCCATGGTGCGGTCGCCCTGGACATTGCTGTGCCCGCGGATGGGGGCAGCGCCTGCTCCGGGTTTGCCGATGTTTCCGCGCAGCAGCAGGAGGTTGATGATCTCCTTGATGGTGGGCACTGCCTTCTTTTGCTGGGTGATGCCCATGGCCCAGCAGATGATGACCTTTTCGGCCTTCAGGTACCGCTCCGCCAGCTCGTTGATTTCCTCGATGGGCAGACCGGTCGCCTCCACAACGGTCTGGTCATCCAGGTGCACCAAGTGCTCCTTGAGGTCTGCCAGGCCTTCGCAGTGCTTTTCCAGGAAGTCGTGGTCCAGGACCGTGCCGGGGTTTTTCTCCTCGGCTTCCAGGACCCGCTTGGAGATGGCCTGCAGCAGGGCCATGTCACCGCCCAAGCGGACCTGGAGGAACTGATCGGCCAGTTCCGTTCCCTTGCCGGCAATGCCGCGCACTTTCTGCGGGTTCTTGTACCGCCGCATGCCGGCCTCGGGGAGGGGATTGACAGCCACGATGCTGCCGCCGTTGCGCTTGCACTCTTCCAGCGCAGTCAGCATGCGCGGATGGTTGGTGCCCGGATTCTGCCCCATCAGGATGATGAGTTCCGATTTGCCGAAGTCATCGTAGGTGACGGTCGCCTTGCCGATCCCGATGGTTTGGCCCATGGCCCAGCCGGAGGACTCGTGACACATGTTGGAGCAGTCGGGCAGGTTGTTGGTGCCAAAGCCGCGCACCAGCAGCTGGTACAGGAAGGCTGCCTCGTTGGAGGTGCGGCCGCTGGTGTAGAAGGCAGCCTCGTGCGGCGACTCCAAGCTGTTGAGCTTGTCCGCCACGATCCGGAAGGCCTCGTCCCAGCTGATCGGACGGTAGTGGTCTTCGCCGGCCGGTTTGTAGACCGGCTCCGTCAACCGGCCCTGCATGCCCAGCCAGTATTCCGTCCGGCCGCGGAGTTCAGTGATGCTGTGCTCGGCCCAGAAATCCGAGGAGATGACTACCGGAGAGGCCTCCCAGGTGACTGCCTTGACGCCTTCTTCGCAGTATTCGAACTTGCTGCGGTGGGAGGGGTCCGGCCAGGCACAACTGGGGCAGTCGAAACCGTCCTTCTGGTTCATCTTGAAGGTGGCTTCGAGCGCCCGCTTCGCGCCCATGTGCTGTATTGCAGGCTTCAACGAGTGATAGACGGCGGGAATACCTGCTGCCCATTCTTTGGGAGACGAGACCTCTATGTCCTTTTCATCCACGTTTTCAACGCGCGGTTCCTTCCGAGCCATTCTGTACTTCCCTTCGCCGTCCCGCGTTATGCAGTTCCGAACCCCGAAGCTTCCCGGGTGAAATGCCACATCCGTACGAATAGGCCTAACAGGTGATGCATCTCATGGCAAGGTTTGCGCCGACGCGCCGCCTGGGTGTTGCTCCCCGGATCCCCTGCTCGGGGTTGGAAAACGGGGCCCGGGCCGGCCGTCCAGCGGTTATCCACAGGAACGGATCCCCGCATGGCGTTTCGGGAAGCGCCCGCGTTGGATGGTGCCACAGGCAGGCGGAACAGGCAGACCCGGAAGGGGACGGTTTGGATCCGGCGCCGGACAAACCGGACAAGGGCGCGGCACGCGCTGAAAGTGGGCAGTGATGAAATTTGATATGGGTTCACAAACGCTGGGAACGCTGACGCAGCATACAAGTTCTTCCAATGAAGACCTGGGTCAGCTGGTGCGTTCCTTGGTGCAGGCGGTGGCTCCGCTGGAGGGCAAATTCAACGGTTCGGGCCGGGTGAAGTTTGACGAGTTCAAGGCCCGCACGGATGAAGTAGCCAATGAACTGAACGGGTCCCTGGCCGCCATCCTGATGGGGCAGTCTGAAATGGACAGGTCCTTCCTGATGGGAGATCAGGAAGCCGCGGACAACGCCCAGCAGCAGCAGGGAGCAGCAAGTTTTGACGCTGCCCGCTTCGGTTCCTCCCGTTGACCGCTCTTTAGCCTTTTATCTTCTGTCCCTGCACTTCCCTGCACTTATCCGCTGATTTTCGAAAGGGTTTGCCATGTCCCAGGATCGTTTGAGCTATGACACCGATACCTCCTCCGCCGTACAGGGGGACATCCAGTCCATCGTCGGGCGCCTCGAGTCACTGATCGGTGAGCGCGAGAAGGCGGTCAACTCGGCCATGTCCGATTTCTCCGCGGACGGCGTCTCGGAGGAGTACCAGGCCGTGGAAAACCGCTTCCGCAATGCCGCCAATGAAACCCGGACCATCATCGCGCTGGTGAAGCAGACCCTGAACCTGAACGATCAGACGGCGTCCAGCGCCGGTGCCCGGGCCAAGGGAGCCGTGCAGAACATCGGCTGAGCGCGCAGCGCGGGCTGACGGGCGGGGCGGTGCGGACGGCGGAGGGAAGGCGGGGCTGCCCGGCGGGGGTGGAATGGGGCAAGATTGGTTAGGTGAGCATAGCCAAGACATCCCCGGAAAAATCAGGCCGAGAAGAATCAGGCCCGGACAATTCGGCCACCGCAGCAGCCGTGGCTTCCGTGAGCACGGACACTCCGCCCAGTGACAATCTGCGCGGGGAATACCAGAGCCTAGCGGACCAGGTGCGGAAGTACCGTTTTGCGTACTACAACGAAGATGCCCCGCTCGTCTCTGATGCGGAGTTCGACCAGCTGTACCGCCGGCTCGAAGAACTCGAAGCCCTGCATCCGGAACTGGTCAGCAACGATTCACCCACGCAGGAAGTGGGCGGGGAGATCTCCGCAGCGTTCACACCGGTGGAGCATCTTCAGCGCATGTACAGCCTGGAGGATGTCTTTTCGCTGGATGAGCTGGACGCCTGGGTCCGCAAGGCCGAAGCCTCCGTGGCCAACATAGCTCCGGGGGAGAAGATCAAGTGGCTGACCGAACTGAAGATTGACGGGCTGGCGGTCAACCTCCTCTACCGCAACGGCGAGCTGGTCCGGGCGGCCACCCGCGGCGACGGCACCACGGGTGAGGACATCACCCACAATGTGCTCACCATCAAGTCCATCCCGCGGGTCCTTACGGGCGAGAACATCCCCGCAGAAATGGAAATCCGCGGGGAGGTCTTCATCCCCTCCAAGGAGTTTGCCCGCCTGAACGAGTCCATGGTCGAAGCCGGAAAGGCGCCGTTTGCGAACCCCCGCAACGCCGCAGCCGGATCGCTGAGGCAGAAGGATCCCGAAGTTACTGCCCGGCGCCCGCTGAGCATGTATGTTCACGGCATCGGCGCCCGTGAGGGATTGTCGGCAGCCAGCCAATCCGAAACGTACGAGCTGCTAAAAGAGTGGGGCCTGCCGACGTCGCCGTATTACAAGGTCCTCGACAGCTATGACGAGGTGCTCAACTACATCGCCGTGAACGGGGAGCACCGCCACGATCTGTCGCACGAGATCGACGGCATTGTGGTCAAGGTCGATGATTTTGCCCTGCAGCGCGCCCTCGGGCACACGTCGCGGGTGCCGCGCTGGTCGGTTGCCTACAAGTACCCGCCGGAGGAAGTGAACACCAAACTGCTGGACATCCGGGTCAATGTGGGCCGCACCGGCCGCGTCACGCCCTACGGGATGATGACGCCGGTCTCCGTCTCCGGCTCCACCGTGGAAATGGCGACGCTGCACAACCAGGACGTGGTCAAGGCCAAGGGCGTCAAGATCGGCGACACCGTGGTGCTGCGCAAGGCCGGTGACGTGATCCCGGAAATCGTGGGCCCCGTCGTCGCCCTCCGTGACGGCAGCGAACGGGACTTCGTAATGCCCACCCACTGTCCCTCCTGCGGCACGGAACTGAAACCGGCCAAGGAAGGGGACGTGGATATCCGCTGCCCCAACGCGAAATCCTGCCCGTCGCAGCTGCGCGAGCGTGTGTTCCATCTGGCCGGCCGCGGTGCCTTCGATATTGAGGCGCTCGGCTGGGAGGCGGCGATTGCCCTGACGCAGCCCACTGAGCCGGAAACCCCGCCGCTGACCAGTGAGGCCGGCCTGTTTGACCTCAAGGTCGAGGATCTCGCCGACGTGCGGATCGAACGGCCCAAGCGCGTGAAGGGGGTGGTGGACGGCACCGAATTGGTTCCCTACTTCTACTCCAAGGGCACGGCCAAGAAGCCCTCCGAACCCACCGCCACCACCCGCAAGCTCTTTACCGAACTCGAGAAGGCCAAGACCCAGCCGTTGTGGCGGGTGCTGGTGGCGCTGTCCATCCGGCATGTGGGCCCGACGGCGGCCCGCGCGCTGGCCACCGCGTTTGGCTCCATGGACGCCATCCGCGCTGCATCGGAAGAGCAGCTGGCCCATGTCGACGGCGTGGGCCCCACGATTGCGGCCGCCCTGACGGAATGGTTTGCCGAGGACTGGCACCGCGAGATCGTGGACCGCTGGGCCGCCGCCGGCGTGCGGATGGCCGACGAGCGCGACGAAACGATGCCCCGCACCCTTGAAGGCATGACCATTGTGGTGACCGGAACCCTGCCGAACTTCAGCCGCGACGAGGCCAAGGAAGCCATCATCACCCGCGGCGGAAAAGCTTCCGGATCAATCTCCAAGAAAACCGACTACCTGGTGGCGGGGGAGAACGCCGGCACCAAGCTGGACAAGGCGGAGTCCCTCGGAGTTCCCGTGCTGGATGAAGACGGATTCCGCAGGCTGCTGGACGGCACGCTCCTGGAAGAAGAAACAGCTCAGGAAGAAGGCCAGCTGCAGGAAGAAGGCACGCTGCAGGAAGAAGGCACGGCATGACGCCGCCGCTGCCGGATCCCGTCGCCGTTCCCGCGGATGATCCGCTGGAGCTGTTGGACGTGGCGCGGGAGGCTGCTGCGGCCGGTGCAGCCGTGCTGGCCCGCCGGACCACCGAGGGGCTGAACGCCGTCAACAAGAGTGCGGCCGGGGACTGGGTCACGGAATTCGATACCGCCGCCGAGCGTGCCGTCCGCGACGTCATTGCCCGCCGCCGCCCGCAGGACACGGTCACAGGTGAAGAGCTGGACGCCAGCGTTCCGGACAACGCCTCGGGCATCCGCTGGTCCATCGATCCGCTCGACGGCACCACCAACTTCATCCGCAACATCGTCTATTACGCCACCTCGGTGGCCGCAGTGAACGACGACGGCGTCTGGCTGGCCGGCGTTGTCCACGCCCCGGCGCTGGTGCGGGTCTATTCGGCCGCCCGCGGGCATGGCGCCTGGCTGGCCGAGCACGGCAGCGTCCGCCGGCTGACGGGCCCGGATCCGGAGCGGGTGGGCAAGCTGCTGGGCACCGGATTCTCCTATGACGGGGGAGTGCGCGACGAGCAGTATGCGGCGCTCGCGGAGTTGGCGGCGGGGTACGCCGATGTCCGCCGACTGGGATCTGCCGCCCTGGACCTGTGCATGGTGGCGGACGGCACCCTGGATGCCTATCTGGAGCGCGGGCTCAACGAATACGACTATGCCGCCGGCGCGCTGGTTGCCGAAGAAGCCGGGGTTCCGGTGCGGCGGCCGGGAACACCGGGCAGTGACGCCGAGCGGCTGCAGGCCGTGACGGCGGCTGGTGCCGCCGCAGGGGCGTAAACCCAGGCTGACCGGTCACCCGCGCGTCCGGGCATCCGGTGGAACCGGGCACAACCGGCATTCGGCCGGATGTCAGGCGGGCGTGCGTGCCGCCACGATGATTTCCCGGCTGGACGCGGGCTCCAGCACCCCGCCGTTCCAATCGCCGTACCAGTCCACGTCGCTGAAGCCGGCTTTCGCCAGCAGCCGGGCCAGCACATCCGCGGAAGAGAACTTCAGGGTGCTGCGGCTGGTGAAGCGCTCGTCATCGGACAGGAAACGCGTGCGGTCCTCGAAGGTGACCAAGACGCCGTCGGGCTCCTCCACAGCGGTTATCAGTTCCCATTCAACTTCCAGGGTCCCTGCCGACGATTCCTGCAGCTCCGGTCCGGCGCTGCTGCTGTCCCACTCCAGCCACGCCTTTACCGCTGGATTCCGGGACTCGAAAAAGAAGGTCCCGCCGGGCGTCAGCCGGGAGCTCACCGCCTCCAGAGTCGAGAGGATTTCCGCTTCGGTGAGCAGGCATTGAAAAGCATGGCCGGTCATGACCACGGCGTCGAAGGGGCCTTCCGGCAGATCTGCTGCAATGCCGTCCAGCCAGGTGACCAGTTCGGCGCCGTCGCGCGAGCGTGCCGCGGCCAGCATTCCCGGCGCCGGATCAATGCCGGTGACGGTGTGGCCCGCCTGCGCCAGCCGCACGCCAAAGCTGCCCGTGCCGCAGCCGACGTCGGCGATCCGCAGCGGTCCGTGCCCTTCGCCGAGCCTCCCCAGCAGGCCGGCATAAAAGTCTGTGTCCCACCGGCCGGAGTTGTCCTCGTCGTAAAGCGCCACCAGCCGTGGCTCGCTGTAGTGCGTATCAACCACTGTTATTCCCCGGTTCCGTTCTGTGCCCGCCTCATGCGGCGGTCCGTGCCGCACCTCGGTCTTTAGCAATATCAGTGCGCATGCGGGGCGCCGATGGTGTGGAGCAGGGTGTGCAGGGATTCGTCCACCAGCCGGTAGCGGTGCTCACGGCCAACTTTCTCCACCACCGCCCACTCCCGGTCCCGCAGCGGGCGCAGTGATTGGCTGACCACTGTCTGCGGCACCCCGGCGGCGGCGGCCAGCCGGGTCACTGAGATGCCCGGACTAAAGTGCAGGCACAGCAGCAGCTTGAGCCGCGTCGGATCGGAAATCAGGTCAAAACGGGCGGCCCATCCCTGTACATCCACGGTGCCGGGCACGTCAGCTACAGCCATCGATGATGGCACCGGGCGGCAAGGTCTTCATACCTCGAAATCCTCGCATACCTCGCATACCTCTGAATCCTTGCAGGGCGCCGCCACGCCGCACAACGGGGTCCACGCCTTGGGGGAAGGTAACGCAACGACAAGTTTCGGAGTGTTTTTGGGCGGAAGGGATGGTGCCGGGGTAGGTATTGATTCATCGTTATGTGCACAGGCATGCATACGTCGGCAGGAGCCCACATGTCAGAAATCAGGTGTCGGGACCTGTCCCGGGCGGCAGCGGCAGCACTGCTGCTGGGCGTACTGGCCGGATGCGTAGCCGCCCCGGAGGAGTCCCCGGACAGTGCAGCCCTGGTGCTTGCAGAGGCAAATGAACTTGGCCGGTTCAATCCTGTGGGAGGCCACGGAGACAGTGGACAGTCGCAGATCTTTGACGGGCTTCTGCGGCTCGCGCCCAGGGACGGTTCCTCATCCCTGCCGGACCTCGTTCCGTGGCTGGCGACAGAGATGCCGCAGAGCAACGCCGAGGGCACCCAATGGACGGTCCGTGTCCGCGACGGCGTGGAGTTCACCGACGGCACCGCCCTGGACGCCGAAGATGTTGCTGCCACGTACAAGGCTGTCATCGACCCTGCCTCGGCCTCCGAACTGGCCCCTTCCTACGACATGCTCCAGGACGCCACCGCCGGACCGGACGGGACCGTCACCTTCAGCCTGAAGTATCCGTATGCGGGGTTTGCCAGCCGGCTGCTGCTGGGCATTGCGCCGTCGGATCGGCTGACGCCGGGGCTCGCCGCCGAATCGTCCCTGAACACCGATCCGGTGGGAACAGGTCCCTATACGGTCACATCGCTGCGTCCTGATGAGCTGGTCCTGAGCGCCAACGAGGACTACTGGAACGGTGCCCCGGAAGTGAAAACGGTGACGATCATCCACGTGCCCGATGACAACTCGCGGGCCCAGCGGCTTCAGTCCGGGGAGATCGACGGAACCGTCCTGCCGCCGCGGCTGGCCGCCGGCTACGAGGATAAGCCCGGGTACTCCCACGAGGCCGTGGGAACAGCTGATTGGCGGGGACTGTCCCTGCCATCCGGCAACGTCTTCGCCAGCGACCCTCAGGCGGTCAAGGCCATGAACCTGGCTGTTGACCGTCAGGGCATGGTGGACCACGTATTGGACGGCCGCGGCGTTCCGGCCCACACCCCGGTGGCAGCCGTCTACGGGGACGCGCACAATCCGGAGGCCGTCTTTCCGTACGACCCCGAGGCGGCCAAGGCAGTTCTCGACGAGGCCGGCTGGCTGGCGGGTGAGGACGGAGTGCGGACGAAGGGCGGTGTGCGGGCGGCCTTCGAATTGGCGTACAACGCAAGTGACACCCTCCGCCGGGACCTGTCGCTGGCGTTTGCCTCGGACATGTCCAAGCTCGGGGTGGACGTCACGCTTCTCGGCACAGACTGGAACGTCATCGAGGAACGGCGCAACGACGTCGGAATCCTCCTGGGCGGCGGGGACAAACCCTACGATCTGGACTCGCAGCTGTTCGAGACCCTCCATACGGCAGTCC
Proteins encoded:
- a CDS encoding FdhF/YdeP family oxidoreductase translates to MARKEPRVENVDEKDIEVSSPKEWAAGIPAVYHSLKPAIQHMGAKRALEATFKMNQKDGFDCPSCAWPDPSHRSKFEYCEEGVKAVTWEASPVVISSDFWAEHSITELRGRTEYWLGMQGRLTEPVYKPAGEDHYRPISWDEAFRIVADKLNSLESPHEAAFYTSGRTSNEAAFLYQLLVRGFGTNNLPDCSNMCHESSGWAMGQTIGIGKATVTYDDFGKSELIILMGQNPGTNHPRMLTALEECKRNGGSIVAVNPLPEAGMRRYKNPQKVRGIAGKGTELADQFLQVRLGGDMALLQAISKRVLEAEEKNPGTVLDHDFLEKHCEGLADLKEHLVHLDDQTVVEATGLPIEEINELAERYLKAEKVIICWAMGITQQKKAVPTIKEIINLLLLRGNIGKPGAGAAPIRGHSNVQGDRTMGIWEQMPPAFLDALGKEFNFDPPRDHGVDAVETFYKMQEGHIKVFVALGGNLISAISDTQFAEAAMQKTEMTVQISIKLNRSHLITGEEALILPTKGRTELDIQESGPQFVSVEDTVCVVHASRGNLSPVSDNLLSEPAIVSRLGALVVGDRIDADWAGYEKNYDLIRDHIGRVVEGCDNYNERIRHDGGFVLPNGPRDSRTFHTPTGKAVLTVNDLLAVERPEGTLILQSLRSHDQWNTTIYGHNDRYRGIRGGRHVLFMNAQDITDLGLADGQYVDIHGVHHDGVERVLRKFRVVSYPTPQGCVAAYYPEANVLVPMDHVAEGSNTPVSKTVLVRVEPNLDPAHEQVEDFKTRAPA
- a CDS encoding pore-forming ESAT-6 family protein, with the protein product MSQDRLSYDTDTSSAVQGDIQSIVGRLESLIGEREKAVNSAMSDFSADGVSEEYQAVENRFRNAANETRTIIALVKQTLNLNDQTASSAGARAKGAVQNIG
- the ligA gene encoding NAD-dependent DNA ligase LigA, with the translated sequence MSIAKTSPEKSGREESGPDNSATAAAVASVSTDTPPSDNLRGEYQSLADQVRKYRFAYYNEDAPLVSDAEFDQLYRRLEELEALHPELVSNDSPTQEVGGEISAAFTPVEHLQRMYSLEDVFSLDELDAWVRKAEASVANIAPGEKIKWLTELKIDGLAVNLLYRNGELVRAATRGDGTTGEDITHNVLTIKSIPRVLTGENIPAEMEIRGEVFIPSKEFARLNESMVEAGKAPFANPRNAAAGSLRQKDPEVTARRPLSMYVHGIGAREGLSAASQSETYELLKEWGLPTSPYYKVLDSYDEVLNYIAVNGEHRHDLSHEIDGIVVKVDDFALQRALGHTSRVPRWSVAYKYPPEEVNTKLLDIRVNVGRTGRVTPYGMMTPVSVSGSTVEMATLHNQDVVKAKGVKIGDTVVLRKAGDVIPEIVGPVVALRDGSERDFVMPTHCPSCGTELKPAKEGDVDIRCPNAKSCPSQLRERVFHLAGRGAFDIEALGWEAAIALTQPTEPETPPLTSEAGLFDLKVEDLADVRIERPKRVKGVVDGTELVPYFYSKGTAKKPSEPTATTRKLFTELEKAKTQPLWRVLVALSIRHVGPTAARALATAFGSMDAIRAASEEQLAHVDGVGPTIAAALTEWFAEDWHREIVDRWAAAGVRMADERDETMPRTLEGMTIVVTGTLPNFSRDEAKEAIITRGGKASGSISKKTDYLVAGENAGTKLDKAESLGVPVLDEDGFRRLLDGTLLEEETAQEEGQLQEEGTLQEEGTA
- a CDS encoding inositol monophosphatase family protein translates to MTPPLPDPVAVPADDPLELLDVAREAAAAGAAVLARRTTEGLNAVNKSAAGDWVTEFDTAAERAVRDVIARRRPQDTVTGEELDASVPDNASGIRWSIDPLDGTTNFIRNIVYYATSVAAVNDDGVWLAGVVHAPALVRVYSAARGHGAWLAEHGSVRRLTGPDPERVGKLLGTGFSYDGGVRDEQYAALAELAAGYADVRRLGSAALDLCMVADGTLDAYLERGLNEYDYAAGALVAEEAGVPVRRPGTPGSDAERLQAVTAAGAAAGA
- a CDS encoding class I SAM-dependent methyltransferase gives rise to the protein MVDTHYSEPRLVALYDEDNSGRWDTDFYAGLLGRLGEGHGPLRIADVGCGTGSFGVRLAQAGHTVTGIDPAPGMLAAARSRDGAELVTWLDGIAADLPEGPFDAVVMTGHAFQCLLTEAEILSTLEAVSSRLTPGGTFFFESRNPAVKAWLEWDSSSAGPELQESSAGTLEVEWELITAVEEPDGVLVTFEDRTRFLSDDERFTSRSTLKFSSADVLARLLAKAGFSDVDWYGDWNGGVLEPASSREIIVAARTPA
- a CDS encoding ArsR/SmtB family transcription factor; translation: MAVADVPGTVDVQGWAARFDLISDPTRLKLLLCLHFSPGISVTRLAAAAGVPQTVVSQSLRPLRDREWAVVEKVGREHRYRLVDESLHTLLHTIGAPHAH
- a CDS encoding ABC transporter substrate-binding protein translates to MSEIRCRDLSRAAAAALLLGVLAGCVAAPEESPDSAALVLAEANELGRFNPVGGHGDSGQSQIFDGLLRLAPRDGSSSLPDLVPWLATEMPQSNAEGTQWTVRVRDGVEFTDGTALDAEDVAATYKAVIDPASASELAPSYDMLQDATAGPDGTVTFSLKYPYAGFASRLLLGIAPSDRLTPGLAAESSLNTDPVGTGPYTVTSLRPDELVLSANEDYWNGAPEVKTVTIIHVPDDNSRAQRLQSGEIDGTVLPPRLAAGYEDKPGYSHEAVGTADWRGLSLPSGNVFASDPQAVKAMNLAVDRQGMVDHVLDGRGVPAHTPVAAVYGDAHNPEAVFPYDPEAAKAVLDEAGWLAGEDGVRTKGGVRAAFELAYNASDTLRRDLSLAFASDMSKLGVDVTLLGTDWNVIEERRNDVGILLGGGDKPYDLDSQLFETLHTAVPGSGSPFANPGNTGSAEMDAHLEAARTSADPAERTAHYRAVQDLYIQEPGYVMLAFINHNYIQRDMGWENVQTVLEPHAHDVGWGFWWSLRDWTKG